A stretch of Lutra lutra chromosome 9, mLutLut1.2, whole genome shotgun sequence DNA encodes these proteins:
- the LZTS3 gene encoding leucine zipper putative tumor suppressor 3 isoform X1, which produces MAPADRASEGPRLEDPSAPHPLGKCPPGLVMAKLETLPVRADPGRDPLLAFAPRPSELGPPDPRLAMGSVGSGVAHAQEFAMKSVGTRTGGGGSQGSFPGPRSSGGGAGRERPGRYPSEDKALANSLYLNGELRGSDHTDVCGNVVGSSGGSSSSGSSDKAPPQYREPSHPPKLLATSGKLDQCSEPLVRPSAFKPVVPKNFHSMQNLCPPQTNGTPEGRQGPGGLKGGLDKSRTMTPAGGGGGGLSDSGRNSLTSLPTYSSSYSQHLAPLSASTSHINRIGTATYGSGSSSGSGGGGSGYQDLGTSDSGRASSKSGSSSSMGRPGHLGSGEGGGGGLPFAACSPPSPSALIQELEERLWEKEQEVAALRRSLEQSEAAVAQVLEERQKAWERELAELRQGCSGKLQQVARRAQRTQQGLQLQVLRLQQDKKQLQEEAARLMRQREELEDKVAACQKEQADFLPRMEETKWEVCQKAGEISLLKQQLKDSQADVSQKLSEIVGLRSQLREGRASLREKEEQLLSLRDSFGSKQASLELSEAELPAACLKPALTPVDPAEPQDALATCESDEAKMRRQAGVAAAASLVSLDGEVDAGGESGTRALRREVGRLQAELAAERRARERQGASFAEERRVWLEEKEKVIEYQKQLQLSYVEMYQRNQQLERRLRERGSAGGASTPTPQHGEEKKAWTPSRLERIESTEI; this is translated from the exons ATGGCCCCTGCAGACCGGGCCTCGGAGGGTCCCAGGCTTGAGGACCCGtcggccccccacccccttggaAAG TGCCCCCCTGGCTTAGTCATGGCGAAGCTGGAGACACTGCCTGTGCGCGCTGACCCAGGGCGGGATCCTCTCCTGGCCTTTGCCCCTCGGCCCTCTGAGCTCGGACCCCCAGACCCTCGGCTGGCCATGGGCAGTGTGGGCAGTGGGGTGGCCCACGCCCAGGAGTTTGCCATGAAGAGCGTGGGCACCCgcacggggggtgggggcagccaggGCAGCTTCCCCGGCCCCCGAAGCAGCGGTGGCGGGGCCGGCAGGGAGAGGCCAGGCCGTTACCCCTCAGAAGACAAGGCTCTCGCCAACTCCCTCTACCTCAATGGCGAGCTGCGGGGCAGCGATCACACTGATGTCTGCGGCAACGTGGTGGGCAGCAGCGGTGGCAgtagcagcagcggcagcagcgaCAAGGCCCCACCACAGTATCGCGAGCCCAGCCATCCACCTAAGCTCTTGGCCACCTCTGGCAAGCTAGACCAG TGCTCAGAGCCGCTAGTTAGGCCTTCGGCCTTCAAGCCTGTTGTACCCAAGAACTTCCACTCCATGCAGAACTTGTGTCCCCCGCAGACTAATGGTACTCCCGAGGGACGACAGGGTCCTGGTGGTCTCAAGGGTGGACTGGACAAGTCTCGGACCATGACCCcagcgggcgggggtgggggcggcctCTCCGACTCCGGCCGCAACTCACTCACAAGCCTGCCCACCTACAGCTCCAGCTACAGCCAGCACCTGGCGCCCCTCAGTGCCTCCACCAGCCACATCAACCGCATTGGCACTGCCACTTacggcagcggcagcagcagcggcagcggTGGGGGTGGTTCGGGCTACCAGGACCTAGGAACCTCTGACAGTGGGCGGGCCTCCAGCAAGAGTGGGTCGTCCTCCTCCATGGGGCGGCCAGGCCACCTGGGCTCGGGGGAGGGCGGAGGTGGAGGCCTGCCGTTCGCGGCGTGCTCACCACCCTCGCCCAGTGCTCTGATCCAGGAGCTCGAGGAGCGGCTGtgggagaaggaacaggaggTGGCAGCTCTGCGACGGAGCCTGGAGCAGAGCGAGGCGGCGGTGGCCCAGGTGCTGGAGGAACGGCAGAAGGCATGGGAGCGTGAGCTGGCGGAGCTGCGGCAGGGTTGCAGCGGGAAGCTGCAGCAGGTGGCCCGCCGCGCCCAGCGCACCCAGCAGGGCCTCCAGCTGCAGGTGCTGCGGCTGCAGCAGGACAAGAAGCAGCTGCAGGAGGAGGCAGCCCGGCTGATGCGGCAGCGGGAAGAGCTTGAGGACAAGGTGGCCGCCTGCCAGAAGGAGCAGGCTGACTTCCTGCCCCGGATGGAGGAAACTAAGTGGGAG gtGTGCCAGAAGGCAGGGGAGATCTCCCTCCTGAAGCAGCAGCTGAAGGACTCGCAGGCGGACGTGTCTCAGAAGCTGAGTGAGATCGTGGGGCTGCGCTCGCAGCTGCGGGAGGGCCGGGCCTCGCTGCGAGAGAAGGAGGAGCAGCTGCTCAGCCTGAGGGACTCCTTCGGCAGCAAGCAGGCCAGCCTGGAGCTGAGTGAGGCGGAGCTGCCCGCGGCGTGCCTCAAGCCCGCCCTGACCCCGGTGGACCCTGCCGAGCCCCAGGATGCCCTGGCCACGTGCGAGAGCGACGAGGCCAAGATGCGCCGGCAGGCCGGGGTGGCCGCCGCCGCCTCGTTGGTTTCCTTGGACGGGGAGGTGGATGCTGGCGGGGAGAGCGGGACGCGGGCCCTGCGGCGGGAGGTGGGGCGGCTGCAGGCCGAGCTGGCGGCGGAGCGGCGAGCCCGGGAGCGCCAGGGCGCCAGCTTCGCGGAGGAGCGCCGCGTGTggctggaggagaaggagaaggtcaTCGAGTACCAGAAGCAACTGCAGCTGAGTTACGTGGAGATGTACCAGCGCAACCAGCAGCTGGAGCGGCGGTTGCGGGAGCGCGGGTCAGCCGGAGGGGCCAGCACACCCACCCCACAACACGGCGAGGAGAAGAAAGCCTGGACACCCTCCCGCCTCGAGCGCATTGAGTCCACGGAAATCTGA
- the FASTKD5 gene encoding FAST kinase domain-containing protein 5, mitochondrial, with amino-acid sequence MALAICRRFPGSFCGTPPRPALIQHHVKKLPGQTCEDCVLTSRTICTDPRTAATLKLLKPLGYRAFCSPFACSATQSVTYWNVGSSAWQRGQEPPEHSSLCEPAKKAGNIPSASTSQRLLTTSSALPGSESSGVSASQASMWKPGSPGPTGIVEDNVEVFDSFEDPRGFLQLRPEYQLHSYNRSETCQPLSVSEGELILHKITVYQDNLQPQVIADYLCKLSSLPAERHPAVLSSPSFASLCQLSVKNIQLFDVPDLINILKAFVSLGIPCSHSVLDVYEIRFCRKVWEMSLDQLLLVADLWRHLGRKVPRFLKIFFSYLNLHWKDLSLSQLIHLIYIIGESRQVPQDLMQKLELLILKYIDSINLEEIGTICLGFFKSSSGLSEYVMRKLGDLACADMQHLSNYALVNILKMFRFTHVDHVNFMKQFGQIAPQRIPFLGVQGVMHLTLACSALRILDEGLMNAVAASLPPRVAFCRSKDIAKILWSFGTLNYKPPNTQEFYSSLINEIHRKMPEFSRYPEHLLTCLLGLAFSEYFPLELINFALSPEFIRLAQERTKFELTKELYTLDGTVGVECLDYRGNRLTAHLQQEGSEMLWNLARKDMCSKPEFQEALFLLENMLGGPQYIKHHMILPHTRSSDLEVQLDVNMKPLPFNEEAIPLEDKAKLRLKHVGVSLTDDLMTQLLKGKSRVHFQRETEPKTEQQAGILAKAAILGSSPGGVAGRLGAMEMAGPHPPACLQAPQVKLAIQLTNKNQYCYGSRDLLGLHNMKRRQLKRLGYRVVELFHWEWLPLLKRTRLEKLMFLHEKVFSSAL; translated from the coding sequence ATGGCTCTTGCGATATGCCGAAGATTTCCAGGCAGTTTCTGTGGAACGCCTCCCCGTCCAGCTCTAATCCAGCACCATGTAAAGAAATTGCCTGGACAAACCTGTGAGGACTGTGTTCTGACTTCCAGAACGATCTGTACTGACCCCAGAACGGCAGCCACCCTCAAGTTATTAAAACCTTTAGGATATCGAGCGTTTTGCAGTCCTTTTGCCTGCAGTGCCACCCAGAGTGTGACATACTGGAATGTGGGAAGCAGCGCctggcagaggggacaggagcCTCCAGAACACAGCAGCCTCTGCGAGCCTGCCAAAAAAGCTGGGAACATTCCTAGCGCTTCCACTTCTCAGAGGCTCCTGACAACCAGCAGTGCCCTTCCAGGTTCGGAATCCAGCGGGGTCTCTGCCTCACAGGCCAGCATGTGGAAGCCAGGCTCCCCTGGGCCCACAGGCATTGTTGAAGACAATGTAGAAGTGTTTGATTCCTTTGAAGACCCCCGAGGTTTCCTACAGCTAAGACCAGAGTACCAGCTCCACAGCTATAACAGATCAGAGACTTGTCAGCCCCTTTCCGTTTCAGAAGGTGAATTAATTTTGCACAAAATCACAGTTTATCAAGATAATCTCCAGCCTCAAGTCATTGCTGATTATCTGTGTAAGCTGAGCTCTTTGCCTGCAGAGAGGCACCCTGCTGTCCTGTCCAGTCCCAGCTTTGCTTCGCTCTGCCAGCTGAGTGTGAAAAACATACAGCTCTTTGATGTCCCAGATCTGATCAATATTTTGAAAGCCTTTGTCAGTTTAGGAATCCCTTGCTCCCATTCAGTGCTGGATGTGTATGAAATCAGATTTTGCAGGAAGGTGTGGGAGATGAGTCTAGATCAGCTTCTCTTGGTGGCTGACCTCTGGCGGCACTTGGGCCGCAAAGTACCTCggtttttgaaaatcttttttagtTACCTTAATTTGCATTGGAAAGATCTATCCTTGTCCCAGCTGATTCACCTAATTTATATTATAGGTGAAAGTCGTCAGGTACCCCAAGACCTCATGCAAAAACTGGAATTGTTGATTCTCAAGTATATAGACTCGATCAATTTAGAGGAGATTGGTACAATCTGTTTGGGGTTCTTCAAATCAAGCAGTGGTCTCTCTGAATATGTCATGAGGAAACTTGGAGACTTGGCTTGTGCTGACATGCAGCATCTGAGTAATTATGCCCTAgtgaatattcttaaaatgttccGTTTCACTCATGTGGATCACGTAAATTTCATGAAGCAATTTGGCCAGATCGCTCCTCAGCGAATTCCTTTTCTAGGAGTTCAGGGTGTCATGCACCTGACTCTTGCTTGTTCAGCCTTACGCATCCTGGATGAAGGGCTAATGAATGCTGTGGCTGCTTCTTTGCCGCCTCGGGTGGCATTCTGTCGAAGTAAAGACATAGCCAAGATTCTGTGGTCATTTGGAACTCTGAATTATAAGCCACCCAATACACAAGAGTTTTATTCTAGTCTGATAAACGAGATTCACAGAAAGATGCCTGAGTTCAGTCGATACCCAGAACACCTGCTCACCTGCCTGCTGGGCCTGGCCTTTTCTGAGTACTTTCCGTTAGAGCTCATCAACTTTGCTTTGAGTCCAGAGTTCATCAGGTTAGCTCAGGAGAGAACTAAGTTTGAACTCACGAAGGAGTTGTATACTCTTGATGGTACAGTCGGCGTTGAGTGTCTAGATTACAGAGGCAATCGTCTTACTGCTCACCTTCAGCAAGAGGGGTCGGAAATGCTGTGGAATTTAGCGAGGAAGGATATGTGCTCAAAGCCTGAATTCCAAGAAGCTCTCTTTTTACTGGAAAACATGTTGGGCGGGCCCCAGTACatcaaacaccatatgattttgcCTCATACCCGGTCTTCTGACTTAGAGGTCCAGCTTGACGTTAACATGAAGCCATTACCATTTAACGAAGAAGCCATACCACTTGAAGATAAAGCCAAGTTGAGGCTGAAGCACGTGGGAGTCAGCCTTACAGATGATTTGATGACTCAGCTCCTAAAAGGGAAATCAAGAGTACATTTCCAGAGAGAAACTGAGCCAAAGactgagcagcaggcagggatATTAGCGAAGGCAGCCATACTGGGGAGCTCCCCTGGCGGTGTGGCAGGCAGGTTGGGGGCCATGGAGATGGCGGGCCCTCATCCCCCAGCCTGCCTGCAGGCCCCACAAGTGAAGCTGGCTATTCAGTTGACAAACAAGAACCAGTATTGCTACGGTTCCAGGGATCTGCTCGGGCTGCACAATATGAAGAGGCGGCAGTTGAAGCGGCTCGGGTACCGCGTGGTCGAGTTATTCCACTGGGAGTGGCTCCCGCTCCTGAAACGAACTCGCTTAGAAAAGCTGATGTTCCTCCACGAGAAGGTGTTCTCCTCTGCTCTCTGA
- the LZTS3 gene encoding leucine zipper putative tumor suppressor 3 isoform X2 yields MAKLETLPVRADPGRDPLLAFAPRPSELGPPDPRLAMGSVGSGVAHAQEFAMKSVGTRTGGGGSQGSFPGPRSSGGGAGRERPGRYPSEDKALANSLYLNGELRGSDHTDVCGNVVGSSGGSSSSGSSDKAPPQYREPSHPPKLLATSGKLDQCSEPLVRPSAFKPVVPKNFHSMQNLCPPQTNGTPEGRQGPGGLKGGLDKSRTMTPAGGGGGGLSDSGRNSLTSLPTYSSSYSQHLAPLSASTSHINRIGTATYGSGSSSGSGGGGSGYQDLGTSDSGRASSKSGSSSSMGRPGHLGSGEGGGGGLPFAACSPPSPSALIQELEERLWEKEQEVAALRRSLEQSEAAVAQVLEERQKAWERELAELRQGCSGKLQQVARRAQRTQQGLQLQVLRLQQDKKQLQEEAARLMRQREELEDKVAACQKEQADFLPRMEETKWEVCQKAGEISLLKQQLKDSQADVSQKLSEIVGLRSQLREGRASLREKEEQLLSLRDSFGSKQASLELSEAELPAACLKPALTPVDPAEPQDALATCESDEAKMRRQAGVAAAASLVSLDGEVDAGGESGTRALRREVGRLQAELAAERRARERQGASFAEERRVWLEEKEKVIEYQKQLQLSYVEMYQRNQQLERRLRERGSAGGASTPTPQHGEEKKAWTPSRLERIESTEI; encoded by the exons ATGGCGAAGCTGGAGACACTGCCTGTGCGCGCTGACCCAGGGCGGGATCCTCTCCTGGCCTTTGCCCCTCGGCCCTCTGAGCTCGGACCCCCAGACCCTCGGCTGGCCATGGGCAGTGTGGGCAGTGGGGTGGCCCACGCCCAGGAGTTTGCCATGAAGAGCGTGGGCACCCgcacggggggtgggggcagccaggGCAGCTTCCCCGGCCCCCGAAGCAGCGGTGGCGGGGCCGGCAGGGAGAGGCCAGGCCGTTACCCCTCAGAAGACAAGGCTCTCGCCAACTCCCTCTACCTCAATGGCGAGCTGCGGGGCAGCGATCACACTGATGTCTGCGGCAACGTGGTGGGCAGCAGCGGTGGCAgtagcagcagcggcagcagcgaCAAGGCCCCACCACAGTATCGCGAGCCCAGCCATCCACCTAAGCTCTTGGCCACCTCTGGCAAGCTAGACCAG TGCTCAGAGCCGCTAGTTAGGCCTTCGGCCTTCAAGCCTGTTGTACCCAAGAACTTCCACTCCATGCAGAACTTGTGTCCCCCGCAGACTAATGGTACTCCCGAGGGACGACAGGGTCCTGGTGGTCTCAAGGGTGGACTGGACAAGTCTCGGACCATGACCCcagcgggcgggggtgggggcggcctCTCCGACTCCGGCCGCAACTCACTCACAAGCCTGCCCACCTACAGCTCCAGCTACAGCCAGCACCTGGCGCCCCTCAGTGCCTCCACCAGCCACATCAACCGCATTGGCACTGCCACTTacggcagcggcagcagcagcggcagcggTGGGGGTGGTTCGGGCTACCAGGACCTAGGAACCTCTGACAGTGGGCGGGCCTCCAGCAAGAGTGGGTCGTCCTCCTCCATGGGGCGGCCAGGCCACCTGGGCTCGGGGGAGGGCGGAGGTGGAGGCCTGCCGTTCGCGGCGTGCTCACCACCCTCGCCCAGTGCTCTGATCCAGGAGCTCGAGGAGCGGCTGtgggagaaggaacaggaggTGGCAGCTCTGCGACGGAGCCTGGAGCAGAGCGAGGCGGCGGTGGCCCAGGTGCTGGAGGAACGGCAGAAGGCATGGGAGCGTGAGCTGGCGGAGCTGCGGCAGGGTTGCAGCGGGAAGCTGCAGCAGGTGGCCCGCCGCGCCCAGCGCACCCAGCAGGGCCTCCAGCTGCAGGTGCTGCGGCTGCAGCAGGACAAGAAGCAGCTGCAGGAGGAGGCAGCCCGGCTGATGCGGCAGCGGGAAGAGCTTGAGGACAAGGTGGCCGCCTGCCAGAAGGAGCAGGCTGACTTCCTGCCCCGGATGGAGGAAACTAAGTGGGAG gtGTGCCAGAAGGCAGGGGAGATCTCCCTCCTGAAGCAGCAGCTGAAGGACTCGCAGGCGGACGTGTCTCAGAAGCTGAGTGAGATCGTGGGGCTGCGCTCGCAGCTGCGGGAGGGCCGGGCCTCGCTGCGAGAGAAGGAGGAGCAGCTGCTCAGCCTGAGGGACTCCTTCGGCAGCAAGCAGGCCAGCCTGGAGCTGAGTGAGGCGGAGCTGCCCGCGGCGTGCCTCAAGCCCGCCCTGACCCCGGTGGACCCTGCCGAGCCCCAGGATGCCCTGGCCACGTGCGAGAGCGACGAGGCCAAGATGCGCCGGCAGGCCGGGGTGGCCGCCGCCGCCTCGTTGGTTTCCTTGGACGGGGAGGTGGATGCTGGCGGGGAGAGCGGGACGCGGGCCCTGCGGCGGGAGGTGGGGCGGCTGCAGGCCGAGCTGGCGGCGGAGCGGCGAGCCCGGGAGCGCCAGGGCGCCAGCTTCGCGGAGGAGCGCCGCGTGTggctggaggagaaggagaaggtcaTCGAGTACCAGAAGCAACTGCAGCTGAGTTACGTGGAGATGTACCAGCGCAACCAGCAGCTGGAGCGGCGGTTGCGGGAGCGCGGGTCAGCCGGAGGGGCCAGCACACCCACCCCACAACACGGCGAGGAGAAGAAAGCCTGGACACCCTCCCGCCTCGAGCGCATTGAGTCCACGGAAATCTGA